One region of Nycticebus coucang isolate mNycCou1 chromosome 10, mNycCou1.pri, whole genome shotgun sequence genomic DNA includes:
- the LOC128596892 gene encoding pyrin and HIN domain-containing protein 1-like isoform X3, with the protein MANERMKIVLLKGLEEINDYQFKMIKFLLASHLKLNKKMQEEYDKVHIANLMVDRFQRDSGLDKLIKLCKEIPVLQTLAESLRKEKTKVMKRRSTPAKGKPPSKKNKQDEDSPAVPAPSTSNTVKSEGAEVTPGPQKRKKTAPKNDGSKRKKMSKEQTQPPCPARVDMPTAISHPSPPQTSSAPANMPSIEKPKPQAKPQVNTRANQLQKGPMTVMVLSTTDPFEYESSEKEKKTMFHATVATERKFFHMKVLNINLKKYISRDKIITISDYLDYDHLLEVNEASSVSEAGPEQKLEVPVNLINRAQETLKIDVLQTQASGTVVYGLFMLQKKTVNKNNTVYEIKDDTGNIEVVGKGKCHNIPCEKGDKLELICFRLRKKNRLSKLISEIHSFIQVKPKAKQRKYDSKTVNLPKVQSVVANPSVAYTTPTQCLTQRHSMTPQMQSVVPTRSVASTTPDRTQRHPVTPQMQSVVPRCSVASTTPTLTQRHPVNPQMHSVAPSRSVASTTPARTQRNPVTPQMQSVVPSRLVASTTPACTQRNPVTPQMQSVVLSCSVASTTPACTQRHVTTLQMPPTTTSSSFLTKVIKEENAKKQPFNLNFT; encoded by the exons ATGGCAAATGAACGCATGAAGATTGTTCTACTTAAAGGATTAGAGGAAATCAATGATTATCAGTTTAAGATGATTAAGTTCTTACTGGCCAGTCACTTGAAGTTGAATAAGAAAATGCAAGAAGAATACGACAAAGTCCACATCGCTAACTTGATGGTGGACAGGTTCCAACGTGATTCTGGTTTGGACAAACTTATAAAACTCTGCAAGGAGATACCAGTACTTCAAACCCTTGCTGAAagtcttagaaaagaaaagacaaaag TTATGAAAAGGAGATCCACACCAGCAAAAGGAAAACCCCCCTCCAAAAAGAACAAGCAGGACGAAGACAGTCCTGCTGTACCTGCACCCAGCACAAGCAACACTGTCAAGTCTGAGGGAGCAGAGGTGACTCCTGGACCTCAG aaaagaaaaaagacagccCCAAAAAATGATGGGTCCAAAAGGAAGAAGATGTCCAAGGAGCAGACTCAGCCTCCCTGTCCTGCACGAGTGGACATGCCCACAGCCATCAGCCATCCCTCACCTCCCCAGACCTCATCAGCTCCAGCCAACATGCCTTCAATTGAG AAGCCAAAACCACAGGCCAAGCCTCAGGTAAACACCAGAGCGAATCAGCTCCAAAAGGGCCCGATGACAGTGATGGTACTGAGTACAACAGACCCATTCGAATATGAGTCCtcggaaaaggagaagaaaacgaTGTTTCATGCAACAGTGGCTACAGAGAGAAAATTCTTTCATATGAAGGTTTTAAATATCAACTTAAAGAAATACATCAGCAGAGATAAAATCATTACTATATCAGATTATTTGGATTATGACCATCTCCTAGAGGTAAATGAAGCCTCTTCTGTATCTGAAGCTGGTCCTGAACAAAAGCTTGAGGTTCCAGTAAACCTCATAAACAGAGCACAGGAAACCCTGAAAATTGATGTTCTTCAAACACAAGCTTCGGGAACTGTTGTCTATGGATTATTCATGCTACAGAAG AAAACAGTGAATAAGAACAACACAGTCTATGAAATTAAAGATGATACGGGAAACATAGAAGTagtggggaaaggaaaatgtCACAATATCCCTTGTGAGAAAGGAGATAAACTTGAACTCATCTGCTTTCGACTGAGAAAAAAGAACCGGCTGTCAAAACTGATTTCTGAAATACATAGTTTCATTCAG GTAAAGCCAAAAGCAAAGCAGAGGAAATATGACTCCAAGACTGTGAATCTACCCAAGGTGCAGAGCGTGGTTGCCAACCCTTCAGTGGCCTACACAACCCCAACTCAATGCCTCACTCAGAGGCATTCCATGACTCCTCAGATGCAGAGTGTGGTTCCCACCCGTTCAGTGGCCAGCACAACCCCAGATCGCACTCAGAGGCACCCCGTGACTCCTCAGATGCAGAGTGTGGTTCCCAGATGTTCAGTGGCCAGCACAACCCCAACTCTCACTCAGAGGCATCCCGTGAATCCTCAGATGCACAGCGTGGCTCCCAGCCGTTCAGTGGCCAGCACAACCCCAGCTCGCACTCAAAGGAATCCCGTGACTCCTCAGATGCAGAGTGTGGTTCCCAGCCGTTTAGTGGCCAGCACAACCCCAGCTTGCACTCAAAGGAATCCCGTGACTCCTCAGATGCAGAGTGTGGTTCTGAGCTGTTCAGTGGCCAGCACAACCCCAGCTTGCACTCAGAGGCATGTTACGACTCTTCAGATGCCTCCAACAACCACATCCAGCAGTTTCTTAACTAAG gtcATCAAGGAGGAGAATGCCAAAAAACAACCATTCAATCTAAATTTCACCTGA
- the LOC128596892 gene encoding pyrin and HIN domain-containing protein 1-like isoform X2 produces MANERMKIVLLKGLEEINDYQFKMIKFLLASHLKLNKKMQEEYDKVHIANLMVDRFQRDSGLDKLIKLCKEIPVLQTLAESLRKEKTKVMKRRSTPAKGKPPSKKNKQDEDSPAVPAPSTSNTVKSEGAEVTPGPQKRKKTAPKNDGSKRKKMSKEQTQPPCPARVDMPTAISHPSPPQTSSAPANMPSIEKPKPQAKPQVNTRANQLQKGPMTVMVLSTTDPFEYESSEKEKKTMFHATVATERKFFHMKVLNINLKKYISRDKIITISDYLDYDHLLEVNEASSVSEAGPEQKLEVPVNLINRAQETLKIDVLQTQASGTVVYGLFMLQKKTVNKNNTVYEIKDDTGNIEVVGKGKCHNIPCEKGDKLELICFRLRKKNRLSKLISEIHSFIQVKPKAKQRKYDSKTVNLPKVQSVVANPSVAYTTPTQCLTQRHSMTPQMQSVVPTRSVASTTPDRTQRHPVTPQMQSVVPRCSVASTTPTLTQRHPVNPQMHSVAPSRSVASTTPARTQRNPVTPQMQSVVPSRLVASTTPACTQRNPVTPQMQSVVLSCSVASTTPACTQRHVTTLQMPPTTTSSSFLTKKGEAAQVAQTSSRNSSAGVLPATNPYVSHPHSTVS; encoded by the exons ATGGCAAATGAACGCATGAAGATTGTTCTACTTAAAGGATTAGAGGAAATCAATGATTATCAGTTTAAGATGATTAAGTTCTTACTGGCCAGTCACTTGAAGTTGAATAAGAAAATGCAAGAAGAATACGACAAAGTCCACATCGCTAACTTGATGGTGGACAGGTTCCAACGTGATTCTGGTTTGGACAAACTTATAAAACTCTGCAAGGAGATACCAGTACTTCAAACCCTTGCTGAAagtcttagaaaagaaaagacaaaag TTATGAAAAGGAGATCCACACCAGCAAAAGGAAAACCCCCCTCCAAAAAGAACAAGCAGGACGAAGACAGTCCTGCTGTACCTGCACCCAGCACAAGCAACACTGTCAAGTCTGAGGGAGCAGAGGTGACTCCTGGACCTCAG aaaagaaaaaagacagccCCAAAAAATGATGGGTCCAAAAGGAAGAAGATGTCCAAGGAGCAGACTCAGCCTCCCTGTCCTGCACGAGTGGACATGCCCACAGCCATCAGCCATCCCTCACCTCCCCAGACCTCATCAGCTCCAGCCAACATGCCTTCAATTGAG AAGCCAAAACCACAGGCCAAGCCTCAGGTAAACACCAGAGCGAATCAGCTCCAAAAGGGCCCGATGACAGTGATGGTACTGAGTACAACAGACCCATTCGAATATGAGTCCtcggaaaaggagaagaaaacgaTGTTTCATGCAACAGTGGCTACAGAGAGAAAATTCTTTCATATGAAGGTTTTAAATATCAACTTAAAGAAATACATCAGCAGAGATAAAATCATTACTATATCAGATTATTTGGATTATGACCATCTCCTAGAGGTAAATGAAGCCTCTTCTGTATCTGAAGCTGGTCCTGAACAAAAGCTTGAGGTTCCAGTAAACCTCATAAACAGAGCACAGGAAACCCTGAAAATTGATGTTCTTCAAACACAAGCTTCGGGAACTGTTGTCTATGGATTATTCATGCTACAGAAG AAAACAGTGAATAAGAACAACACAGTCTATGAAATTAAAGATGATACGGGAAACATAGAAGTagtggggaaaggaaaatgtCACAATATCCCTTGTGAGAAAGGAGATAAACTTGAACTCATCTGCTTTCGACTGAGAAAAAAGAACCGGCTGTCAAAACTGATTTCTGAAATACATAGTTTCATTCAG GTAAAGCCAAAAGCAAAGCAGAGGAAATATGACTCCAAGACTGTGAATCTACCCAAGGTGCAGAGCGTGGTTGCCAACCCTTCAGTGGCCTACACAACCCCAACTCAATGCCTCACTCAGAGGCATTCCATGACTCCTCAGATGCAGAGTGTGGTTCCCACCCGTTCAGTGGCCAGCACAACCCCAGATCGCACTCAGAGGCACCCCGTGACTCCTCAGATGCAGAGTGTGGTTCCCAGATGTTCAGTGGCCAGCACAACCCCAACTCTCACTCAGAGGCATCCCGTGAATCCTCAGATGCACAGCGTGGCTCCCAGCCGTTCAGTGGCCAGCACAACCCCAGCTCGCACTCAAAGGAATCCCGTGACTCCTCAGATGCAGAGTGTGGTTCCCAGCCGTTTAGTGGCCAGCACAACCCCAGCTTGCACTCAAAGGAATCCCGTGACTCCTCAGATGCAGAGTGTGGTTCTGAGCTGTTCAGTGGCCAGCACAACCCCAGCTTGCACTCAGAGGCATGTTACGACTCTTCAGATGCCTCCAACAACCACATCCAGCAGTTTCTTAACTAAG AAGGGAGAAGCTGCCCAAGTAGCACAGACATCCTCCAGAAATTCCAGTGCTGGAGTGCTACCTGCCACCAATCCATATGTTTCTCACCCCCATTCAACAGTTTCTTAA
- the LOC128596892 gene encoding pyrin and HIN domain-containing protein 1-like isoform X1, with protein sequence MANERMKIVLLKGLEEINDYQFKMIKFLLASHLKLNKKMQEEYDKVHIANLMVDRFQRDSGLDKLIKLCKEIPVLQTLAESLRKEKTKVMKRRSTPAKGKPPSKKNKQDEDSPAVPAPSTSNTVKSEGAEVTPGPQKRKKTAPKNDGSKRKKMSKEQTQPPCPARVDMPTAISHPSPPQTSSAPANMPSIEKPKPQAKPQVNTRANQLQKGPMTVMVLSTTDPFEYESSEKEKKTMFHATVATERKFFHMKVLNINLKKYISRDKIITISDYLDYDHLLEVNEASSVSEAGPEQKLEVPVNLINRAQETLKIDVLQTQASGTVVYGLFMLQKKTVNKNNTVYEIKDDTGNIEVVGKGKCHNIPCEKGDKLELICFRLRKKNRLSKLISEIHSFIQVKPKAKQRKYDSKTVNLPKVQSVVANPSVAYTTPTQCLTQRHSMTPQMQSVVPTRSVASTTPDRTQRHPVTPQMQSVVPRCSVASTTPTLTQRHPVNPQMHSVAPSRSVASTTPARTQRNPVTPQMQSVVPSRLVASTTPACTQRNPVTPQMQSVVLSCSVASTTPACTQRHVTTLQMPPTTTSSSFLTKLNSAASNDIGKAEEKSENAPVRDGSVAAGSSSPSTHDLLNKWYKRSILLKAGK encoded by the exons ATGGCAAATGAACGCATGAAGATTGTTCTACTTAAAGGATTAGAGGAAATCAATGATTATCAGTTTAAGATGATTAAGTTCTTACTGGCCAGTCACTTGAAGTTGAATAAGAAAATGCAAGAAGAATACGACAAAGTCCACATCGCTAACTTGATGGTGGACAGGTTCCAACGTGATTCTGGTTTGGACAAACTTATAAAACTCTGCAAGGAGATACCAGTACTTCAAACCCTTGCTGAAagtcttagaaaagaaaagacaaaag TTATGAAAAGGAGATCCACACCAGCAAAAGGAAAACCCCCCTCCAAAAAGAACAAGCAGGACGAAGACAGTCCTGCTGTACCTGCACCCAGCACAAGCAACACTGTCAAGTCTGAGGGAGCAGAGGTGACTCCTGGACCTCAG aaaagaaaaaagacagccCCAAAAAATGATGGGTCCAAAAGGAAGAAGATGTCCAAGGAGCAGACTCAGCCTCCCTGTCCTGCACGAGTGGACATGCCCACAGCCATCAGCCATCCCTCACCTCCCCAGACCTCATCAGCTCCAGCCAACATGCCTTCAATTGAG AAGCCAAAACCACAGGCCAAGCCTCAGGTAAACACCAGAGCGAATCAGCTCCAAAAGGGCCCGATGACAGTGATGGTACTGAGTACAACAGACCCATTCGAATATGAGTCCtcggaaaaggagaagaaaacgaTGTTTCATGCAACAGTGGCTACAGAGAGAAAATTCTTTCATATGAAGGTTTTAAATATCAACTTAAAGAAATACATCAGCAGAGATAAAATCATTACTATATCAGATTATTTGGATTATGACCATCTCCTAGAGGTAAATGAAGCCTCTTCTGTATCTGAAGCTGGTCCTGAACAAAAGCTTGAGGTTCCAGTAAACCTCATAAACAGAGCACAGGAAACCCTGAAAATTGATGTTCTTCAAACACAAGCTTCGGGAACTGTTGTCTATGGATTATTCATGCTACAGAAG AAAACAGTGAATAAGAACAACACAGTCTATGAAATTAAAGATGATACGGGAAACATAGAAGTagtggggaaaggaaaatgtCACAATATCCCTTGTGAGAAAGGAGATAAACTTGAACTCATCTGCTTTCGACTGAGAAAAAAGAACCGGCTGTCAAAACTGATTTCTGAAATACATAGTTTCATTCAG GTAAAGCCAAAAGCAAAGCAGAGGAAATATGACTCCAAGACTGTGAATCTACCCAAGGTGCAGAGCGTGGTTGCCAACCCTTCAGTGGCCTACACAACCCCAACTCAATGCCTCACTCAGAGGCATTCCATGACTCCTCAGATGCAGAGTGTGGTTCCCACCCGTTCAGTGGCCAGCACAACCCCAGATCGCACTCAGAGGCACCCCGTGACTCCTCAGATGCAGAGTGTGGTTCCCAGATGTTCAGTGGCCAGCACAACCCCAACTCTCACTCAGAGGCATCCCGTGAATCCTCAGATGCACAGCGTGGCTCCCAGCCGTTCAGTGGCCAGCACAACCCCAGCTCGCACTCAAAGGAATCCCGTGACTCCTCAGATGCAGAGTGTGGTTCCCAGCCGTTTAGTGGCCAGCACAACCCCAGCTTGCACTCAAAGGAATCCCGTGACTCCTCAGATGCAGAGTGTGGTTCTGAGCTGTTCAGTGGCCAGCACAACCCCAGCTTGCACTCAGAGGCATGTTACGACTCTTCAGATGCCTCCAACAACCACATCCAGCAGTTTCTTAACTAAG ctgaactCTGCAGCCTCCAATGACATAGGAAAGGCAGAAGAGAAGTCAGAGAATGCGCCAGTCAGGGACGGCAGTGTGGCAGCAGGCTCCTCCAGCCCCTCCACCCATGACCTTTTAAACAAATGGTACAAGAGAAGTATATTACTGAAAGCTGGGAAGTGA